The following coding sequences are from one Plectropomus leopardus isolate mb chromosome 10, YSFRI_Pleo_2.0, whole genome shotgun sequence window:
- the si:ch211-67e16.4 gene encoding uncharacterized protein si:ch211-67e16.4 isoform X2, translating into MDVSIAVSLIRGQMGAVVERAVNGAVETVLAEMLKVVGVKFEELKTQVALMKRDVALLQREKAQKEKENDNIRAKLRYTELKLKYYRQGVEEELQQRASSALVRIHPSSFLQAQRASAGVSSTETSPSCLTQSRTSDGSLTTRNQECTSPHSTSRRAVRVCCNSDVEVATSDPSDLMLPVSLPVSTPTDSLDSSTVLFCPAEQDTAQSKDDDQDDDCEWTITLQPHTESVDAAMVPPVELALTLDPGQQSAASSMSPDGSTQADSSTLPSSAPQVKQEVEEQQQEEEEEVICIKEEPEEEQEMIASLMLDCQVPQDHLPESEAQRSATQWSGTPASQRNHTSTSSSPGPSTYPVPQPVASMVALPSGIPPRQAVRPWTKDLSLYEEYKLRRNELRRRSITRRRELEKTLPQPLLADLVRERREKTRLRVARWRAKRKLQACINQAQALGGAAGLSQTGFPISSQHHQLTATCAAASSSQPRQSSALLQSNSFLNNSSAANSISAPLPFIPSSSSSSLLLRGPSMATHQYTVTSSSSSSSSYPQRVEQQEEEEN; encoded by the exons ATGGATGTCAGCATTGCTGTGTCACTGATTCGGGGCCAGATGGGCGCTGTGGTTGAGAGAGCAGTGAATGGAGCGGTGGAAACTGTGCTGGCTGAGATGCTCAAAGTGGTCGGAGTGAAATTTGAGGAGCTGAAAACCCAAGTTGCTCTGATGAAAAGAGATGTTGCGTTGTTGCAGAGGGAAAAGGCccaaaaagagaaggaaaatgaCAACATTCGAGCCAAGTTGCGCTACACCGAGCTGAAGCTGAAGTACTACAGGCAaggagtggaggaggagctgcagcagagagccTCCTCGGCTCTGGTCCGCATCCACCCGTCCTCCTTCCTTCAAGCACAGAGAGCTAGTGCAGGAGTCTCCTCCACAGAGACCTCTCCATCATGCTTGACTCAAAGCAGGACCTCTGACGGATCACTGACAACAAGAAACCAAG AATGTACCTCTCCACACAGCACGAGCAGGCGTGCAGTAAGAGTATGCTGTAATTCAGATGTGGAAGTTGCCACCTCCGACCCATCTGACTTGATGCTGCCTGTCTCACTTCCTGTGAGCACACCAACAGACTCTCTGGATAGCAGCACAG TTTTGTTCTGTCCCGCAGAGCAAGACACAGCTCAGAGCAAGGATGACGATCAGGATGACGACTGTGAGTGGACCATCACTCTGCAGCCTCATACAGAAAGCGTGGACGCTGCCATGGTCCCTCCTGTTGAGCTGGCACTGACTCTGGATCCAGGGCAGCAGTCAGCTGCCAGCTCTATGTCCCCTGATGGCTCCACCCAGGCTGATAGCTCCACGCTGCCCTCCTCTGCTCCACAG GTGAAGCAGGAGGTTGAGGAGCAGcaacaagaggaggaggaggaggtgatctGTATCAAGGAGGAGCCGGAGGAAGAGCAGGAAATGATTGCTAGCCTCATGCTGGACTGCCAAGTGCCGCAGGATCATCTTCCAGAATCAGAG GCTCAAAGGTCGGCGACACAGTGGTCGGGAACTCCTGCAAGCCAGAGAAATCACACTTCAACCTCCAGCTCACCCGGACCGAGCACCT ATCCAGTGCCTCAGCCAGTGGCCTCCATGGTGGCTTTGCCGTCCGGCATCCCACCTCGCCAGGCGGTGCGGCCCTGGACTAAAGACCTCAGCCTTTACGAAGAATACAAACTGCGCAGGAACGAGCTCCGCAGGCGAAGCATCACCAGACGCAGAGAGCTGGAGAAGACATTACCGCAGCCGCTGCTGGCAGATCTG GTGCGAGAGCGCAGAGAGAAAACCAGGCTGAGGGTGGCCAGATGGAGGGCAAAAAGGAAACTCCAGGCCTGTATCAATCAGGCTCAG gcgCTAGGTGGCGCTGCAGGTCTTTCTCAAACTGGTTTTCCCATCAGCAGTCAGCATCACCAACTCACAGCGACTTGTG CCGCCGCCTCCAGCAGTCAGCCGAGACAGAGCTCAGCGCTGCTGCAGTCCAACAGCTTCCTCAACAACTCCTCCGCAGCAAACAGCATCTCTGCCCCTCTCCCCTTCAtaccctcctcttcctcctcatccctgCTCCTTAGAGGCCCCAGCATGGCTACACATCAATACACTGtcacctcctcttcatcctcctcctcctcatacCCTCAG CGTGTAGAacagcaggaagaggaagagaactGA
- the LOC121948641 gene encoding uncharacterized protein LOC121948641, with amino-acid sequence MKDLSLSVLSRGCGRFVSSNRNTGRHDGRLDVCFTPQDYYIWKSQDSLLRLSNSGHLLVEEVSALPKTYSTRRGPLLLYSQDLVTMETSANSETRDRKQQVVRGYSQQVEQQLSNLKELTAAIMSYSNTQFISSKLGPLFLPPINLPPAPDLRRPSPPHLHTTHEQPSTELLVQLKPEWLPAQRNDEGKKWQDRQMDKEGKQSSRKRVRLDLFLQMPCSSRSPSPQMDPQPWVHYVATTLEAPEEPQQLQTAVDLQLQTSADLNLEYTESLHHTDINHDSTRGELHHPVADDCDCAIQDSGRNSDEGRCETAISGNRQRRTGFLPPLTVGQSVCDELYWEKTDRPSWTGPSRDEQYAERLPPIAESHTVTATQVIQTPTRKDVDPKAERLRFQPQENLNRLHQQPLFLPLLFPGMEEKISGKQKGGEEKTERQNFKKAPGGRGEGGRLSSEKGSVIMLQPGEEPPPPVGVLGCVAGRKGPGKQSSLAFLQNRLLDLQDPCDSSEANRGVVRGVLPLELRDLQNGNSVGSLILGPDGQIIQLSLYDSSQDASHGDGDTQEQALQVLSAEGEELPWVIVLQPEHTHTEGDVELNIDIPVGDIQHHQSVKLLDLHRSSSAEMNAYSPGIHTDPGKDPAAVTNEKTKHAQTTTETWQKDAKNNISLPPLREQVGKEEPRGGNTEAEDEDEEGELGNTGRSSYLSGSHQPGLFVCFSWEKLQLKDGVSCSWQDISLNEATTEHAADQRRQNTKRKDAEEAVTTTRKREIKMVKSAESDGQKTSATRREERWRRQNAGNDAPSIGHQKQKERSNREAAETRDHSPLPSVKKKMPEREGESGEVKMFEERKERGEAMKKKENSAGRKRRRRGGLKHKEIVVGKDNDPLKKEEVKISKEIEKESHLKSAKSPSATQRHNNNTKANSEEDVDTEHLSSNTDKHSSVRSVSSLRSAATSFNQRSSRRSAASSYCEGTVPASAMGLTSSHGRLSSCSTVMVTEEQLMLNPVKPESTRPKKSQEEEQEEAAALRLAQRAERRRQEVERKRREREEEERKQQEREQIEERMKNELEEERRKRAEELRLKKLAEEEQRGKREEEKQEQAKREEAQRERERRRQEERRRQMERFQKMREEEEQRRKAEIERLRLEEERRQEEESKKLQEMDEDERMEYLCRKEQEEKNRRSIEEERKKREEEAAVRAAEEARLQAELLTRQMALLQRQLAFKRGLAFEAEGLEKTQGISRPWIYSYFTLLQLLGLNPAKAETTTPDL; translated from the exons ATGAAGGATTTGTCTCTGTCCGTGCTGAGTCGAGGGTGCGGTCGATTCGTCTCGTCCAACAGAAACACAGGGAGACATGATGGACGGCTGGATGTCTGCTTCACACCGCag GACTACTATATCTGGAAGTCCCAGGACTCTCTCCTGCGACTGTCCAACAGCGGACATCTGCTTGTGGAAGAAGTGTCTGCTCTTCCAAAGACTTACAGCACTCGTAGAGGGCCACTTCTGCTGTACTCTCAG GACTTGGTTACTATGGAAACCAGCGCTAACTCAGAGACCAGGGATAGGAAGCAGCAGGTTGTTCGGGGGTACAGCCAACAAGTGGAACAGCAGCTGAGCAACCTTAAGGAGCTAACAGCAGCGATTATGAGCTACAGCAACACCCAG TTCATTTCCTCCAAACTTGGCCCACTCTTCCTTCCTCCTATTAATCTCCCTCCTGCTCCAGACCTTCGACGTCCCAGTCCTCCACACCTTCATACAACACACGAGCAGCCTAGTACAGAGCTGCTTGTGCAGTTAAAGCCTGAGTGGCTTCCTGCACAGAGAAATGATGAAGGTAAAAAATGGCAAGACAGACAGATGG ATAAAGAGGGGaagcagagcagcaggaagAGGGTCAGGTTGGATCTGTTTCTCCAGATGCCCTGCTCATCCAGGAGTCCAAGTCCACAGATGGACCCTCAGCCTTGGGTACACTATGTAGCAACGACTCTTGAAGCACCAGAAGAACCTCAG CAACTGCAGACTGCAGTAGACCTGCAACTGCAGACTTCCGCAGACCTGAATCTGGAGTATACTGAAAGTTTACACCATACTGATATTAACCACGACAGTACCCGAGGGGAGCTCCATCATCCAGTAGCAGATGATTGCGACTGTGCCATTCAAGACAGTGGAAGGAACAGTGATGAAGGCCGCTGTGAAACAGCGATAAGTGGGAACAGACAAAGGAGGACAG gcttccttcctcctctgacAGTGGGACAATCAGTCTGTGATGAACTCTACTGGGAGAAGACAGACAGG CCGAGTTGGACAGGTCCCAGCAGAGATGAGCAGTATGCAGAGCGCCTACCTCCCATAGCAGAGAGTCATACTGTCACCGCCACCCAGGTGATCCAGACTCCAACCCGGAAAGATGTCGACCCAAAGGCAGAAAGACTTCGGTTTCAGCCCCAAGAAAATCTGAACAGACTCCATCAGCAGCCTCtatttcttcctctgctgtttcCTGGTATGGAGG AAAAGATTAGCGGAAAgcaaaaaggaggagaagaaaaaacagagagacaaaactttaaaaaagcgCCAGGAGGGCGAGGTGAAGGAGGAAGGCTTTCCTCTGAGAAAGGCTCTGTGATTATGTTGCAGCCAGGAGAAG AGCCTCCTCCTCCAGTGGGAGTGTTGGGTTGTGTTGCAGGACGGAAAGGCCCGGGCAAGCAGAGCTCTTTGGCCTTCTTACAGAACCGACTGCTGGACCTCCAGGATCCCTGTGACTCCAGCGAAGCTAACAGAGGAGTGGTTAGGGGCGTCCTGCCTCTGGAGCTCAGAG ATTTGCAGAACGGCAACTCTGTTGGCAGCCTGATCCTGGGTCCTGATGGGCAGATCATTCAGCTATCGCTGTACGACAGCAGTCAGGATGCATCTCACGGTGATGGTGACACACAGGAGCAAG ctcTCCAGGTTTTGTCTGCAGAAGGAGAGGAGTTACCCTGGGTCATTGTGCTACAGCCTGAACACACGCATACAG aggGAGATGTGGAGCTGAACATAGATATTCCTGTGGGTGACATCCAGCACCATCAGTCAGTGAAG CTCCTAGATCTTCACAGATCTTCATCAGCGGAGATGAATGCATACTCACCGGGCATCCACACAGACCCAGGTAAAGA tccAGCAGCTGTGAccaatgaaaaaacaaagcatgcaCAAACAACTACAGAAACATGGCAAAAGgatgctaaaaacaacattagtTTGCCTCCACTGAGGGAGCAGGTAGGGAAGGAGGAGCCAAGGGGAGGCAACACTGAAGCAGAGGACGAGGACGAAGAGGGGGAGCTGGGCAACACAGGACGGAGTAGCTATTTGTCTGGATCACATCAGCCAGGGTTG tttgtctgtttttcctgGGAAAAACTACAATTAAAAGATGGTGTATCATGTAGCTGGCAGGACATCAGCCTAAATGAAGCAACAACAGAGCACGCTGCTGACCAAAGGCGACAGAATACTAAGAGGAAGGATGCTGAGGAAGCTGTGACCACCACAAG GAAAAGGGAGATTAAAATGGTGAAAAGTGCAGAGTCAGATGGGCAGAAGACATCGGCGACAAGGAGGGAAGAGAGATGGCGGAGgcaaaatgcaggaaatgatgctCCATCAATCGGGCaccagaaacagaaagagaggagcaacagagaagcagcagagacTCGGGATCATTCTCCTCTCCCTTCTGTG AAAAAGAAGATGccagaaagagaaggagagagtggAGAAGTAAAGATGtttgaggagagaaaagagcgAGGAGAAGCGATGAAGAAGAAGGAAAATTCTgctgggaggaagaggaggaggagaggagggctgAAACACAAAGAGATAGTTGTTGGTAAG GACAACGACCCCCTAAAGAAAGAGGAGGTGAAAATCAGCAAGGAAATAGAAAAGGAGTCTCACCTAAAATCTGCCAAAAGTCCCTCtgcaacacaaagacacaataaCAATACAAAGGCAAATTCAGAAGAGGACGTGGACACAGAGCATCTTTCCTccaacactgacaaacacagcaGCGTCCGATCCGTGAGCTCGCTCAGGTCCGCCGCCACTTCATTCAACCAGAGGAGCTCCAGGAGGTCTGCAGCCTCCTCTTACTGTGAGGGGACAGTGCCGGCCAGCGCCATGGGTCTCACATCATCACATGGCCGCCTGTCATCATGTTCAACTGTCATGGTGACGGAGGAACAGCTGATGCTGAACCCTGTGAAGCCAGAG tccACCAGGCCCAAAAAGAGTcaggaagaggagcaggaagaggcTGCAGCTCTGCGTCTGGCCCAGCGAGCAGAGAGACGGAGGCAGGAGgtagagaggaagaggagggagcgggaggaagaggagaggaagcagcAGGAGCGGGAGCAAAtagaggagaggatgaagaacgagctggaggaggagaggaggaagagagctGAGGAGCTCAg ACTGAAGAAGCTGgcggaggaggagcagagggggaAGCGCGAGGAAGAAAAGCAGGAGCAAGCAAAACGGGAAGAggcacaaagagaaagagagaggaggcggcaggaggagaggaggcggcAGATGGAGCGATTCCAGAagatgagggaggaggaggaacagaggaggaaag CTGAAATAGAGCGTCTGCGCctggaagaggagaggaggcaggaggaggagagcaagaAGCTACAGGAAATGGATGAGGATGAGAGGATGGAGTACCTCTGTAGGAAGGAGCAAGAGGAGAAGAACAGAAGGAGCATAGAAGAGGAGCgtaagaagagagaagaggaggccGCTGTAAGGGCCGCAGAGGAGGCCAGGCTGCAGGCGGAGCTGCTCACCAG ACAGATGGCGCTGTTGCAGCGGCAGTTGGCCTTTAAAAGGGGTCTCGCGTTTGAGGCTGAAGGTCTTGAGAAAACCCAGGGTATCTCCAGACCGTGGATCTACTCTTATTTCACTTTGTTACAGCTACTGGGTCTAAATCCAGCTAAAGCTGAGACCACAACCCCTGACCTTTAA
- the si:ch211-67e16.4 gene encoding uncharacterized protein si:ch211-67e16.4 isoform X1: protein MDVSIAVSLIRGQMGAVVERAVNGAVETVLAEMLKVVGVKFEELKTQVALMKRDVALLQREKAQKEKENDNIRAKLRYTELKLKYYRQGVEEELQQRASSALVRIHPSSFLQAQRASAGVSSTETSPSCLTQSRTSDGSLTTRNQECTSPHSTSRRAVRVCCNSDVEVATSDPSDLMLPVSLPVSTPTDSLDSSTVLFCPAEQDTAQSKDDDQDDDCEWTITLQPHTESVDAAMVPPVELALTLDPGQQSAASSMSPDGSTQADSSTLPSSAPQVKQEVEEQQQEEEEEVICIKEEPEEEQEMIASLMLDCQVPQDHLPESEAQRSATQWSGTPASQRNHTSTSSSPGPSTYPVPQPVASMVALPSGIPPRQAVRPWTKDLSLYEEYKLRRNELRRRSITRRRELEKTLPQPLLADLVRERREKTRLRVARWRAKRKLQACINQAQALGGAAGLSQTGFPISSQHHQLTATCAAASSSQPRQSSALLQSNSFLNNSSAANSISAPLPFIPSSSSSSLLLRGPSMATHQYTVTSSSSSSSSYPQVSLQQSISLTDTDILQ from the exons ATGGATGTCAGCATTGCTGTGTCACTGATTCGGGGCCAGATGGGCGCTGTGGTTGAGAGAGCAGTGAATGGAGCGGTGGAAACTGTGCTGGCTGAGATGCTCAAAGTGGTCGGAGTGAAATTTGAGGAGCTGAAAACCCAAGTTGCTCTGATGAAAAGAGATGTTGCGTTGTTGCAGAGGGAAAAGGCccaaaaagagaaggaaaatgaCAACATTCGAGCCAAGTTGCGCTACACCGAGCTGAAGCTGAAGTACTACAGGCAaggagtggaggaggagctgcagcagagagccTCCTCGGCTCTGGTCCGCATCCACCCGTCCTCCTTCCTTCAAGCACAGAGAGCTAGTGCAGGAGTCTCCTCCACAGAGACCTCTCCATCATGCTTGACTCAAAGCAGGACCTCTGACGGATCACTGACAACAAGAAACCAAG AATGTACCTCTCCACACAGCACGAGCAGGCGTGCAGTAAGAGTATGCTGTAATTCAGATGTGGAAGTTGCCACCTCCGACCCATCTGACTTGATGCTGCCTGTCTCACTTCCTGTGAGCACACCAACAGACTCTCTGGATAGCAGCACAG TTTTGTTCTGTCCCGCAGAGCAAGACACAGCTCAGAGCAAGGATGACGATCAGGATGACGACTGTGAGTGGACCATCACTCTGCAGCCTCATACAGAAAGCGTGGACGCTGCCATGGTCCCTCCTGTTGAGCTGGCACTGACTCTGGATCCAGGGCAGCAGTCAGCTGCCAGCTCTATGTCCCCTGATGGCTCCACCCAGGCTGATAGCTCCACGCTGCCCTCCTCTGCTCCACAG GTGAAGCAGGAGGTTGAGGAGCAGcaacaagaggaggaggaggaggtgatctGTATCAAGGAGGAGCCGGAGGAAGAGCAGGAAATGATTGCTAGCCTCATGCTGGACTGCCAAGTGCCGCAGGATCATCTTCCAGAATCAGAG GCTCAAAGGTCGGCGACACAGTGGTCGGGAACTCCTGCAAGCCAGAGAAATCACACTTCAACCTCCAGCTCACCCGGACCGAGCACCT ATCCAGTGCCTCAGCCAGTGGCCTCCATGGTGGCTTTGCCGTCCGGCATCCCACCTCGCCAGGCGGTGCGGCCCTGGACTAAAGACCTCAGCCTTTACGAAGAATACAAACTGCGCAGGAACGAGCTCCGCAGGCGAAGCATCACCAGACGCAGAGAGCTGGAGAAGACATTACCGCAGCCGCTGCTGGCAGATCTG GTGCGAGAGCGCAGAGAGAAAACCAGGCTGAGGGTGGCCAGATGGAGGGCAAAAAGGAAACTCCAGGCCTGTATCAATCAGGCTCAG gcgCTAGGTGGCGCTGCAGGTCTTTCTCAAACTGGTTTTCCCATCAGCAGTCAGCATCACCAACTCACAGCGACTTGTG CCGCCGCCTCCAGCAGTCAGCCGAGACAGAGCTCAGCGCTGCTGCAGTCCAACAGCTTCCTCAACAACTCCTCCGCAGCAAACAGCATCTCTGCCCCTCTCCCCTTCAtaccctcctcttcctcctcatccctgCTCCTTAGAGGCCCCAGCATGGCTACACATCAATACACTGtcacctcctcttcatcctcctcctcctcatacCCTCAGGTCAGCCTGCAGCAGAGTATTTCTCTGACTGACACAGATATCTTACAATAA
- the LOC121948643 gene encoding LOW QUALITY PROTEIN: olfactory receptor 4K1-like (The sequence of the model RefSeq protein was modified relative to this genomic sequence to represent the inferred CDS: inserted 1 base in 1 codon; deleted 1 base in 1 codon), with amino-acid sequence MGNSTEIVSFVLAMYGNMGNFKHLYFLLAMLLYISVIFANIVLIVIIYVDRNLHEPMYLFLCSLFVNEIYGCTSXYCFIQIFSMHTYVAAEFGTLTVMAYDRYVCICKPLHYNIMITNRKVKIVILVIWMVSFIEVGVLLSFTVHSKFCGAVINKVSCDNNLVVELSCSPNRTLSYIYDVVFFGLLFTVTFPLSFISYTYVRIIAVCLKASKETRMKAFDTCTPHFVSLMSFVFACFYNLISQRFDMTFVPYELHVIFSLYGLIIQPLLNPMIYGLKLSKIRHAFKFFFKLKH; translated from the exons ATGGGAAACTCAACAGAGATTGTGTCATTTGTGCTGGCTATGTACGGTAACATGGGGAACTTTAAGCACCTATATTTCCTCCTGGCAATGCTTTTATACATATCAGTCATTTTTGCCAACATTGTTcttattgtcattatttatgtGGACAGAAATCTGCATGAGCCCATGTATTTATTCCTGTGCAGTCTGTTTGTTAATGAAATATACGGCTGCACGT TTTACTGCTTCATTCAGATATTCAGCATGCATACATACGTGGCTGCTGAATTTGGAACTCTGACAGTAATGGCATATGACAGATACGTATGTATTTGTAAGCCTTTACATTACAATATCATGATAACcaatagaaaagtaaaaattgtCATACTTGTCATTTGGATGGTTTCGTTCATAGAAGTTGgagttttgttgtcttttactGTTCATTCAAAGTTTTGTGGGGCTGTTATCAACAAAGTTTCTTGTGATAACAATCTTGTGGTTGAACTTTCTTGTTCACCAAACAGAACGTTGTCATATATTTacgatgttgttttttttggccttcttttcaCCGTCACTTTTCCTCTCAGTTTCATTTCATACACATATGTTAGAATTATTGCTGTGTGCTTAAAAGCTTCCAAAGAGACCAGAATGAAAGCGTTTGATACC TGCACTCCACATTTTGTTTCACTCATGAGCTTTGTCTTTGCCTGTTTTTATAACCTGATCAGTCAAAGATTTGACATGACATTTGTTCCTTATGAACTGCATGTTATTTTCTCATTGTATGGACTAATAATTCAACCTCTTTTAAATCCAATGATATATGGTCTTAAGTTATCAAAGATTAGGCATGCTTTTaagttcttttttaaattaaaacattaa
- the LOC121948642 gene encoding LOW QUALITY PROTEIN: olfactory receptor 4P4-like (The sequence of the model RefSeq protein was modified relative to this genomic sequence to represent the inferred CDS: deleted 1 base in 1 codon) yields MGNSTEIVSFVLAMYGNMGNFKHLYFLLAMLLYISVIFANFVLIVIIYVDRNLHEPMYLFLCSLFINEIYGCTSLLPCLMVHILSETHEIAFFYCFIQIFSMHTYVAAEFGTLTVMAYDRYVCICKPLHYNIMITNRKVKIVILVIWMVSFIEVGVLLSFTIHSKFCGAVINKVSCDNNLVVELSCSPNRTLSYIYDVVFGLLFTVTFPLSFISYTYVRIIAVCLKASKETRMKAFDTCTPHFVSLMSFVFACFYNLISQRFDMTFVPYELHVIFSSCLLIIQPLLNPMIYGLKLSKIRHAFKLFLKLKH; encoded by the exons ATGGGAAACTCAACAGAGATTGTGTCATTTGTGCTGGCTATGTACGGTAACATGGGAAACTTTAAGCACCTTTATTTCCTCCTGGCAATGCTTCTATACATATCAGTCATTTTTGCCAACTTTGTTcttattgtcattatttatgtGGACAGAAATCTGCATGAGCCCATGTATTTATTCCTGTGCAGTCtgtttattaatgaa atatacGGCTGCACGTCTTTGCTGCCCTGCTTGATGGTACACATTCTGTCAGAGACTCATGAAATTGCTTTCTTTTACTGCTTCATTCAGATATTCAGCATGCATACATATGTGGCTGCTGAATTTGGAACTCTGACAGTAATGGCATATGACAGATACGTATGTATTTGTAAGCCTTTACATTACAATATCATGATAACcaatagaaaagtaaaaattgtCATACTTGTCATTTGGATGGTTTCGTTCATAGAAGTTGgagttttgttgtcttttactATTCATTCAAAGTTTTGTGGGGCTGTTATCAACAAAGTTTCTTGTGATAACAATCTTGTGGTTGAACTTTCTTGTTCACCAAACAGAACGTTGTCATATATTTAcgatgttgtttttggccttcttttcaCCGTCACTTTTCCTCTCAGTTTCATTTCATACACATATGTTAGAATTATTGCTGTGTGCTTAAAAGCTTCCAAAGAGACCAGAATGAAAGCGTTTGATACCTGCACTCCACATTTTGTTTCACTCATGAGCTTTGTCTTTGCCTGTTTTTATAACCTGATCAGTCAAAGATTTGACATGACATTTGTTCCTTATGAACTGCATGTTATTTTCTCATCGTGTTTACTGATAATTCAACCTCTTTTAAATCCAATGATATATGGTCTTAAGTTATCAAAGATTAGGCAtgcttttaagctttttttaaaattaaaacattaa